A window of the Cystobacter fuscus genome harbors these coding sequences:
- a CDS encoding amidase, with the protein MKKPSPSSGTPRELSRRTFLGGAAVASTLVALDVQAQPSANSTPPAAPRGSAFELEEATLAGLQADLSLGKYTAHGLTEHYLARIQEIDKGGTALGSVIELNPDALAIAAALDAEREAKGPRGPLHGIPVLIKDNIGTADKMQTTAGSLALVGAVPSRDAFVVERLRAAGAVILGKTNLSEWANFRSTHSCSGWSGRGGQCRNPYALDRTPSGSSSGSGAATAANLCAVSVGTETDGSIVSPSAACSLVGLKPTVGLVSRSGIVPLSHTQDSAGPMTRTVTDAAVLLGVLAGVDPRDAVTAASQRHAHADYTRFLDVNGLKGARIGVPRERFFGYHPATDALIERALDVLKARGAELIEAPIPSAAKLDEPELEVLLHDFKADIEAYLAGLGERTRLKTLADLIRFNEEHRDTELAWFGQELFHQAQEKGPLTDKKYRKALEACRKLSREQGIDAVMAKHELDALVAPTQAPPGLIDLVNGDHWLGSSSTPAAVAGYPSITVPAGYIAGLPVGLSFIGKAWSEPTLLRLAFAYEQATKHRRPPMFAPTADLRPAKV; encoded by the coding sequence ATGAAGAAACCCTCTCCCTCCTCCGGGACTCCCCGGGAGCTGAGCCGCCGCACGTTCCTGGGTGGCGCGGCCGTCGCCAGCACGCTCGTGGCCCTGGATGTCCAGGCCCAGCCCTCCGCGAACTCCACCCCTCCCGCCGCTCCGCGCGGCTCGGCCTTCGAGCTGGAGGAGGCCACGCTCGCCGGGCTTCAGGCGGACCTCTCGTTGGGGAAGTACACCGCGCACGGCCTCACGGAGCACTACCTCGCGCGCATCCAGGAAATCGACAAGGGAGGCACCGCGCTCGGGTCCGTCATCGAGCTCAACCCGGACGCGCTCGCCATCGCGGCGGCGCTCGACGCGGAGCGCGAGGCGAAGGGGCCGCGGGGCCCGCTGCACGGCATTCCCGTGCTCATCAAGGACAACATCGGGACGGCGGACAAGATGCAGACCACCGCGGGCTCGCTCGCGCTCGTGGGCGCCGTGCCCTCGCGGGATGCGTTCGTGGTGGAGCGCTTGAGGGCCGCGGGCGCGGTCATCCTCGGCAAGACGAACCTCAGCGAGTGGGCCAACTTCCGTTCCACGCACTCGTGCAGCGGTTGGAGCGGGCGGGGAGGCCAGTGCCGCAATCCCTACGCGCTGGACCGCACGCCGTCGGGCTCGAGCTCGGGCTCGGGGGCGGCCACGGCGGCGAATCTGTGCGCGGTGTCCGTGGGCACGGAGACGGATGGCTCCATCGTCTCGCCCTCGGCGGCATGCTCGCTCGTGGGGCTCAAGCCGACGGTGGGGCTGGTGAGCCGCTCGGGCATCGTGCCCCTGTCACACACCCAGGACAGCGCGGGTCCCATGACGCGCACGGTGACGGACGCGGCCGTGCTCCTCGGGGTGCTCGCGGGGGTGGATCCGCGCGACGCGGTGACGGCCGCGAGCCAGCGCCATGCGCACGCGGACTACACGCGCTTCCTCGACGTGAACGGGTTGAAGGGAGCGCGCATCGGCGTGCCGCGCGAGCGGTTCTTCGGCTACCACCCCGCCACGGACGCGCTCATCGAGCGGGCGTTGGACGTGCTGAAGGCGCGGGGCGCGGAGCTCATCGAGGCGCCCATCCCCTCGGCGGCGAAGCTGGACGAGCCGGAGCTGGAGGTGCTGCTCCACGACTTCAAGGCGGACATCGAGGCGTACCTCGCGGGGCTGGGGGAGCGGACGCGGCTGAAGACGCTGGCGGACCTCATCCGGTTCAACGAGGAGCACCGGGACACGGAGCTGGCGTGGTTTGGCCAGGAGCTCTTCCATCAGGCGCAGGAGAAGGGGCCGCTGACGGACAAGAAGTACCGCAAGGCGTTGGAGGCGTGCCGGAAGCTGTCGAGGGAGCAGGGCATCGACGCGGTGATGGCGAAGCACGAGCTGGACGCGCTGGTGGCGCCGACGCAGGCGCCTCCGGGGCTCATCGACCTGGTGAACGGAGACCACTGGCTGGGAAGCAGTTCCACGCCAGCGGCGGTGGCGGGCTACCCGAGCATCACCGTGCCCGCGGGTTACATCGCCGGACTGCCGGTGGGCCTGTCCTTCATCGGGAAGGCCTGGAGCGAGCCCACGCTGTTGCGGCTCGCCTTCGCCTACGAGCAGGCCACGAAGCACCGCCGCCCGCCCATGTTCGCCCCGACGGCGGACCTGCGACCCGCCAAGGTGTAG